The following proteins come from a genomic window of Leptospira bandrabouensis:
- a CDS encoding aspartate aminotransferase family protein gives MAQGFSMNEYPDVDQVYKDLRKLISLPIRSIRKDAMEDIIHNYFDKKCGKSKAMITKASEYIPGGVQHNLSFNHPFPLVFTEASGAYLYDLDGNKYIDFLQAGGPTVLGSNPTSVRKKVIELLNTTGPVTGLFHEYEYKLAEKIVELVPSVEMFRMLGSGTEACMASIRVARLATKKKNIVKMGGAYHGWSDQLAYGLRIPGTRHFEANGVPKSIFKYTQEFYPNDLNALESVLKRNRFCGGTAAVLIEPVGPESGTRPLDFGFNKGVRELCDKYGALLIFDEVVTAFRIGLSGAQGYFGVTPDLTIFGKVVAGGYPSAGGLGGKKEYMKYVSAGLQTGTKKALIGGTMAANPLSSAAGYFTLCEMEKTGALEKSGRAGDRLTKGLQKLIKKYDLPFVAFNQGSICHLETVGTMLLDINIKKFWTIKKTIAEAHKRKHAMEEMGAAYMSEGLVTLAGSRLYTSASDTDAVIDDALKRFDRVFQKVEGVA, from the coding sequence TCATCCATAATTACTTTGATAAAAAATGCGGTAAGTCCAAAGCCATGATCACTAAGGCTTCGGAATACATTCCTGGCGGTGTACAACACAACCTTTCTTTCAATCATCCCTTCCCTCTTGTATTCACAGAAGCATCAGGTGCTTATCTTTATGATCTAGACGGAAACAAATACATCGATTTTTTACAAGCAGGTGGACCGACGGTTCTTGGTAGTAACCCAACCTCTGTCCGAAAAAAAGTCATCGAACTTCTCAATACAACAGGCCCTGTCACAGGCCTCTTTCATGAATACGAATATAAGTTAGCCGAAAAAATTGTAGAGTTAGTTCCTTCCGTCGAAATGTTTCGAATGCTCGGTTCGGGAACAGAAGCTTGTATGGCATCCATTCGTGTTGCAAGACTTGCCACTAAGAAAAAGAACATCGTGAAGATGGGTGGTGCTTATCACGGTTGGAGCGATCAACTTGCTTATGGACTTCGTATCCCAGGAACAAGACATTTCGAAGCCAATGGAGTTCCTAAATCCATTTTCAAATACACACAAGAATTTTATCCGAACGATTTGAACGCTTTAGAGTCAGTTCTCAAACGAAATCGTTTTTGTGGTGGAACAGCAGCCGTTCTCATAGAACCAGTGGGGCCAGAAAGTGGAACAAGACCTCTTGACTTTGGCTTCAATAAAGGTGTCCGTGAACTTTGTGACAAGTATGGAGCCCTTCTAATTTTTGATGAAGTGGTCACGGCCTTCCGCATTGGACTCAGTGGTGCCCAAGGGTATTTCGGTGTGACACCTGATCTTACTATCTTTGGAAAAGTAGTAGCAGGTGGATATCCATCAGCCGGTGGACTTGGCGGTAAAAAAGAATATATGAAGTATGTATCGGCAGGTCTTCAGACGGGCACCAAAAAGGCATTAATCGGTGGAACGATGGCCGCAAACCCACTTAGTTCCGCAGCAGGTTATTTTACACTTTGTGAAATGGAAAAAACAGGGGCTCTTGAAAAATCAGGCAGAGCAGGAGACCGCCTAACAAAAGGATTACAAAAACTGATCAAAAAATATGACCTTCCTTTTGTTGCTTTCAACCAAGGTTCCATTTGCCACTTAGAAACTGTTGGTACCATGTTACTCGACATCAATATTAAGAAGTTCTGGACCATCAAAAAAACCATTGCGGAAGCTCATAAAAGAAAACATGCTATGGAAGAAATGGGAGCAGCTTATATGTCCGAAGGTCTTGTGACTCTTGCAGGAAGTAGACTTTATACCAGTGCTTCCGATACAGATGCTGTGATTGACGATGCCCTCAAACGATTTGATCGAGTGTTCCAAAAAGTGGAAGGTGTGGCTTAA
- a CDS encoding type II toxin-antitoxin system PemK/MazF family toxin, producing the protein MVINQYEIYLINLDPTVGFETQKSRPCIVISPNEINQFIGTVMIAPMTTASKNYPTRVELTFQGKKGSIVLDQIRTVDKSRLVQKLGSADSKTIQKIKKVIKEMLVD; encoded by the coding sequence ATGGTAATCAATCAATACGAAATTTATTTGATAAATTTAGATCCAACCGTTGGGTTTGAAACTCAAAAATCTAGACCTTGTATTGTGATTTCGCCTAATGAAATAAATCAGTTCATTGGAACTGTGATGATTGCACCGATGACAACCGCTTCAAAAAACTATCCAACAAGAGTGGAACTAACCTTTCAGGGGAAAAAAGGCTCTATCGTTTTAGACCAAATCAGAACCGTTGATAAATCTAGACTAGTTCAAAAACTAGGCTCAGCGGATTCTAAAACCATTCAGAAAATTAAAAAAGTCATAAAAGAAATGTTAGTCGATTAG
- a CDS encoding AbrB/MazE/SpoVT family DNA-binding domain-containing protein, whose protein sequence is MKAAVIQIGNSKGIRIPKTVLAECQIEGEVDLLVEDNKIIITPVKSKPRMGWEDQFKAMAKEKEDELLIPDSIDLNSQDWEW, encoded by the coding sequence TTGAAAGCGGCAGTCATACAAATTGGAAATTCAAAAGGAATCCGAATTCCCAAAACAGTTTTAGCGGAATGTCAGATAGAAGGTGAAGTCGACCTACTGGTAGAGGACAATAAAATCATCATCACGCCGGTAAAAAGCAAACCGCGAATGGGTTGGGAAGACCAATTCAAAGCGATGGCAAAAGAAAAAGAGGATGAGTTACTCATTCCAGATTCTATTGATTTGAATTCACAGGATTGGGAATGGTAA